A region of the Pseudoprevotella muciniphila genome:
GCGCAGCGCAGTGCCGTTGGCTTTGCAGATGTCCAGCAACTTCACGAAGCGCGCGTCGAGACGCCTGAGTTCTTCTGCATATTCTTCGTCTGTGTATTCTATGTGGCGGAACACACGCGCTGGGTCAACATAGTTGCCCGGATTGATGCGCACCTTTTCCACTATCGCTGCTGCCACATCAGCCACATTGGGATTGAAATGCACATCGGCAACGAGCGGAAAATCAGAAAAGCCCATTTCATCGAGCATTTTTCTTATATTCTCGAGGTTTTTGGCCTCGCGCGTGCCTTGTGTGGTCAGCCGCACATAGTCGCCTCCGGCTTCGATGATTTTCCGGCATTGTTCCACACAGCCCTCGGTGTCGTTCGTGTCGCAGGTGGTCATGCTCTGAAGGCGCAGGGGCAGGTCGCCGCCGAGTGGGCGGTTGCCCACATTCACTTCATGGGTCGTGCGCGGCGTATAATTGAACAATTCCTGTCCGCAATGGAAATAACGCAGTGGCATAATACGTTGATTTAGTTGGTTTTATGGGTATATTTCACGTCGGCGAGTTCGGCATTTGCCTTCACGATTTTCTGCTTCAGCCCTGTCTTGTAGGCTTGTAGTTTCGAGGCTATACCGTCATCCGCCAGTGCCAGCATTTCTGATGCAAGTATGGCAGCGTTGAGTGCGCCGTTCACACCCATTGTCGCCACAGGTATGCCCGGGGGCATCTGCACGATGCTCAGCAAGGCATCAAGACCGTCGAGCATGCCTTTTATGGGTACACCTATTACGGGGACGGTGGTGTTTGCCGCAATGACGCCCGGCAATGCAGCCGCCATGCCTGCACCGGCTATGATGACCTTGATGCCGCGCTCGGAGGCTCGCAAGGCAAACTCTTCAACCTCACCTGGTGTGCGATGGGCGGAAAGTGCGTTCATCTCGAAAGAAATGCCCATTTCATCGAGAAATTTGGCAGCCTTTTCCATAACCGGAAGGTCGGAAGTGCTACCCATAATGATACTGACCAAAGGATTCATTTTTATGCTTTTTTATTGTTTTTTTTGTTAAAAATCAAAGATAAAGGACTGTAACCATGCCGTAGCAAAAGCCGAAAAATGCGCTGAAACCGATTTCTGTGAGTGTGTGTTGCCGGAGGATGTTCCGCGCCGTACCCACTATGCCGCAGATGATAATCACAAGGCATACCCAGAGCGTAAGATTGATACCGTTGAGCAGGGAGAATGCCGTCAGGCCGCCGGCAAAACCGCTCCAACCTATGATGTGTGTACTCGCCTTGATAAAGATGTTCATCAGGATAGTCAGCAAAAGCAGGTTGATGGCTGCTGACAGGACACTGTTCATATACCAAGGCGTACCAAAAATGTTGAACACAATCCGGAGTGCCACGTACGACATAAGGACTATGATGTAGGGCACGAAGCGGTTCTTACGTTCACCAAGCATACGGGTATCCCATTTTCTAAGCATCCTGTATGCAGCAATGACAAACCTCGGCAGCAATACAGTAAACACCCATATCAGTGCTATGAGATACAACTGAAGTTGTATGGGCAGCCGACTGAGATATGTAAAGATGAAAAGCGCAACGAAAGCCACCAAAGGCAGATAAAGGGGATGAAAGACCTGCGAAACAATCTGCGCAGCCCTTACCAGCCGATTTTTCTTTTTGATATTTCCTTTTGTCTCTGCCACGTCAATGGTCTTTTCTGATTTCACCCAACTTTTGCAAGTGACTCTTTCTCAAGAATTTAAGAATTTGAGAATTATTATTCTCTGTACAATCAACTTCTTCTATTCATGATGTTTCATATAATCATGTAGTGAAATAAATTCTTTAATTCACAAAATTCTTAAAGATAAAAAATATCTGACAACTTGCGAAACTCTATTTTTTTCCTTTCCTCAACCGTGCGGGAGGTATGCCCATCTGTTCACGATATTTTGCTATCGTTCTCCGCGCTATGGCAAAGGACCTTTCCTCCATGGCTTTCTTCAGTGCTTCGTCGCTCAGAGGCTTGTCCTTGTTCTCTGAATCGATGATTTCCTTGAGCGCTACTTTCAGTTTCCTCGTGGAGACATCGTCCTCGCCGTCAGTACCCTTAATGGCATTGGAGAAGAAGAAACGGAGCGGATAATTGGCATAATACGCCTGCACGTATTTGTTTGCCGTTACCCTCGACACAGTGGAGATGTCCACACCAACCTCCTCTGCCACGTCCTTCAGCGTCATGGGGTGGAGGAAGTTTTCGTCTTCGTCGTTTATGAAAAAGTCGCGTTGCCGCCGTGCTATGCTCCTCATCACGAGCAGAAGGGTTTCGTTCCTGCGCTTGAGGATATTAAGGAAACTGTTGGCGGAATCCACCTTGTCCTTGACGTAGGTGTAGAAGCCGCGCTGTTCTTCCGTGAGGTCATACTTTCGCCCCTTGTAGAGTTTCACCGTTTCGAGGAAAGAACTTGCCACCCTCAGTTCGGGAATGTCGCCGTCGTTCAATGTTACCGTAAGGTTGCCATAATCGTCCACATGTACATAGAAATCCGGTACGATGGCTGGGGCAGAACTCCCCACAGAATCGTTGAAGGCACTGCCGGGCTTCGGATTGAGGCGCGTCAGGAGTGTCATCACACCATTGAACGTATTATCGTCCACTTTCAGACGCTGCTGAATCTTGTCCCAATGCATATTCATGAAGTCGTCAAAGTAGCGCTCCACCACCTTTATCGCCTTTTCTTTATAAGGCGATTTTTTCTCCTCATCGCGAAGTTGCAATAGGAGGCATTCTTGCAGATTTTCTGCGCCCACACCGCGTGGCTCGAACTGCTTGAGAATGCCGACAAGCCGGGCCACTTCCTCATCGCTCGTTTCGATGCCGTGCTTGAAATCGAGTTCCTCAGCAACCAGGTAAATCTTGTTCTTCGACAGAAAACCGCTGTCGTCGAGCGAACCGATGATGTACACCATTATGCTCTTCTCGTGGTCGGTGAGGTTGAACTCATTCACCTGCTCCATCAAGGTTTCATAGAACGATTTTCCATAGGTAACTGTCGGCTCACGGTGCTCTTCGTTAGGGTCGGTCTGCCTGGGAAAATAGGGTTCGTCGTAGTCTTCACCATAATCGTCAGAACTGCTTTCACCATCCGGGTCGGGGGCATAAGTGTCCACTTCATAGTCATCAGTATCAGTGTCGGAATCCTGTCTTTCGTCCTCGCCCCAGTCTTCATCACTGACATCTGTATCCAATGCCTTGTCGTCGCCAGCCAGGACATCTTCCTTCAGTTCAAGTGCCTCGTTCTCCTCCACGGTCTTTTCCACTTCTTGGCGCAATTCCTCTATAGGCTTCTGGATATAGACAGACATCATCACCTGATCCTGCCTGTTCTTCTGACGAATGGTGCTCCTTTGCCGTTCTGTCTGATCTGCCCTGTTTGTTTGTCGCTGCATGATGACGATATGATTGCGGTTATTTTCATGCAAATATAGAAAATACATACCACCCCTCAAAATCTTTGCAAAACTTATACCTTTCTATTTTGCACTTAAAGATAAATTCCGTAACTTTGCATTTCAAACTGAAAATAGTTATTCACTTAAAGCATGAGAAGATACATACTTTCGGCTTTATTCACAATTCTGGCTTTTGCAACGGCATCAGCCCAGGTCAGCAGCAAAGTTGATTACAAACGTGTAAGTCCCACCGAAATAGATGTCATCTACACCTTGACTCCGCAGCCGGGATGGCACATCTACA
Encoded here:
- the purE gene encoding 5-(carboxyamino)imidazole ribonucleotide mutase, translated to MNPLVSIIMGSTSDLPVMEKAAKFLDEMGISFEMNALSAHRTPGEVEEFALRASERGIKVIIAGAGMAAALPGVIAANTTVPVIGVPIKGMLDGLDALLSIVQMPPGIPVATMGVNGALNAAILASEMLALADDGIASKLQAYKTGLKQKIVKANAELADVKYTHKTN
- the rpoN gene encoding RNA polymerase factor sigma-54, with the translated sequence MQRQTNRADQTERQRSTIRQKNRQDQVMMSVYIQKPIEELRQEVEKTVEENEALELKEDVLAGDDKALDTDVSDEDWGEDERQDSDTDTDDYEVDTYAPDPDGESSSDDYGEDYDEPYFPRQTDPNEEHREPTVTYGKSFYETLMEQVNEFNLTDHEKSIMVYIIGSLDDSGFLSKNKIYLVAEELDFKHGIETSDEEVARLVGILKQFEPRGVGAENLQECLLLQLRDEEKKSPYKEKAIKVVERYFDDFMNMHWDKIQQRLKVDDNTFNGVMTLLTRLNPKPGSAFNDSVGSSAPAIVPDFYVHVDDYGNLTVTLNDGDIPELRVASSFLETVKLYKGRKYDLTEEQRGFYTYVKDKVDSANSFLNILKRRNETLLLVMRSIARRQRDFFINDEDENFLHPMTLKDVAEEVGVDISTVSRVTANKYVQAYYANYPLRFFFSNAIKGTDGEDDVSTRKLKVALKEIIDSENKDKPLSDEALKKAMEERSFAIARRTIAKYREQMGIPPARLRKGKK